A stretch of the Solanum stenotomum isolate F172 unplaced genomic scaffold, ASM1918654v1 scaffold22997, whole genome shotgun sequence genome encodes the following:
- the LOC125851145 gene encoding uncharacterized protein LOC125851145, whose protein sequence is MEKLPNRIRLQFVNGKSGKLIEVFQEIVYDNLPLYCNYCKHQGHDEDSCRLISKRNQNNKQIDDTIEGALKGTTDSEKYQGDAREILNEKRKIVDVDQSKATSSDRQLVASTFEQNHVNSMDDDTSNIGVQTTTENKGDCNNQEAATNEVQSKEVGLNLMSNATKNAEGTPRVGVDAPRVDSGQKLMDSGQKIMNTSDVEDAENSGQHVLQVENENPTKNWTLVAHKKSTSSRSLSPTSQNNSPCSEKGPTENFHDSEKRQDTSNASRDLLCSNSFDALLKTTGKQVRLTENDHDLIQEKQVSPPALNSKLSPEAPVFVPKCVLARKNESSALVSNTIDLGEDSLDEDEEDMLDICFDRVAREGDISPRQQRSGSNKSKKKTYGRQHSWDGKMTEEFVPRHLPMRQAKQNHLTVSIGSTRSNKSIKKI, encoded by the coding sequence ATGGAAAAGCTTCCAAATCGTATAAGGTTGCAGTTTGTGAATGGAAAATCTGGTAAGTTGATCGAGGTTTTTCAGGAGATTGTATATGATAATCTACCTTTGTATTGCAATTATTGTAAGCACCAAGGTCATGATGAAGATAGTTGTCGTTTGATTtcgaaaagaaatcaaaataacaaacaaattgatgATACCATTGAAGGTGCTTTAAAAGGTACTACAGATAGTGAAAAGTATCAAGGCGATGCGAGAgagatattaaatgaaaaaagaaagattgtAGATGTCGATCAAAGTAAAGCTACTTCTTCAGATCGACAATTGGTTGCTTCCACTTTTGAGCAAAATCATGTAAACTCAATGGATGATGATACAAGCAATATTGGTGTTCAAACAACTACCGAAAACAAAGGTGATTGCAATAACCAAGAGGCTGCTACCAATGAGGTGCAATCAAAAGAAGTTGGGCTAAATTTGATGTCTAATGCAACTAAAAACGCAGAGGGAACaccaagagttggggttgatgCGCCGCGAGTTGATTCAGGGCAAAAATTAATGGATTCaggacaaaaaataatgaatacaTCTGATgttgaagatgctgaaaattCTGGGCAGCATGTTTTGCAAGTTGAAAATGAGAATCCAACTAAAAACTGGACACTGGTTGCACACAAAAAATCAACTAGTAGTCGGAGCCTTTCCCCTACTAGTCAAAATAATTCTCCATGTAGTGAAAAGGGTCCGACTGAAAATTTTCATGACAGTGAGAAGAGGCAAGATACTAGTAATGCCTCAAGAGACCTATTATGTTCGAATAGTTTTGATGCTTTATTGAAGACTACTGGAAAACAAGTAAGGTTAACAGAGAATGATCACGATTTGATCCAAGAAAAACAAGTCTCACCACCTGCTTTAAATAGCAAATTAAGTCCAGAAGCTCCTGTATTTGTGCCTAAATGTGTGCTTGCAAGGAAGAATGAGTCAAGTGCCTTAGTgtcaaatacaattgatttgggtgaggattctcttgatgaagatgaggaagacATGTTGGACATTTGCTTTGATAGAGTGGCTAGGGAAGGGGATATATCACCTAGGcaacaaagaagtggaagcaacaAAAGTAAAAAGAAGACATATGGAAGGCAACATAGTTGGGACGGTAAAATGACTGAGGAGTTTGTTCCAAGGCACCTACCGATGCGACAGGCAAAGCAAAACCATTTGACAGTATCAATAGGTTCAACTAGATCCAATAAATCCATAAAGAAGATATGA